The following proteins are encoded in a genomic region of Lemur catta isolate mLemCat1 chromosome 10, mLemCat1.pri, whole genome shotgun sequence:
- the LOC123646247 gene encoding snRNA-activating protein complex subunit 3-like, whose translation MTEGYQGGPMGGGVLSRRDRVASTGGCNFLERALPDLNTPTFRVGAFGGCGVAGCAGRGLVAARAWRGRGLGPGGCRGGAGSGLQPAGGGRAQGDVWD comes from the exons ATGACTGAAGGCTATCAGGGTGGCCCAATGGGCGGCGGGGTTCTCAGCAGGCGGGACCGGGTCGCCAGCACTGGCGGCTGCAACTTTCTAGAGCGGGCGCTGCCGGACCTAAACACGCCCACTTTCCGTGTGGGCGCCTTTGGGGGCTGTGGCGTGGCCGGCTGCGCGGGCCGGGGACTTGTCGCTGCCCGGGCGTGGAGAGGTCGCGGACTCGGACCGGGAGGATGCCGCGGTGGCGCGGGCTCCGGGCTGCAGCCTGCAGGCGGCGGCCGAGCTCAGGGCGATGTGTGG GATTAG